The Theropithecus gelada isolate Dixy chromosome 11, Tgel_1.0, whole genome shotgun sequence genome includes a region encoding these proteins:
- the LOC112635160 gene encoding small ubiquitin-related modifier 1-like, which yields MSDQEAKPSTEDLGDKKEGEYIKLKVIGQDSSEIHFKVKMTTHLKKLKESYCQRQGVPMNSLRFLFEGQRIADNHTPKELGMEEEDVIEVYQEQTRGHSTVYF from the exons ATGTCTGACCAGGAGGCAAAACCTTCAACTGAGGACTTGGGGGATAAGAAGGAAGGTGAATATATTAAACTCAAAGTCATTGGACAGGATAGCAGTGAGATTCACTTCAAAGTGAAAATGACAACACATCTCAAGAAACTCAAAGAATCATACTGTCAAAGACAGGGCGTTCCAATGAATTCACTCAGGTTTCTCTTTGAGGGTCAGAGAATTGCTGATAATCATACTCCAAAAGAACTGGGAATGGAGGAAGAAGATGTGATTGAAGTATATCAGGAACAAACGAGGGGTCATTCAACAGtttac ttttaa